Proteins encoded together in one Astatotilapia calliptera chromosome 7, fAstCal1.2, whole genome shotgun sequence window:
- the ass1 gene encoding argininosuccinate synthase isoform X1 translates to MTQRVAKGSKPYSRVSEPSTLLLSCAPHRQTHASLRLERNPLQVSLLWLLQQKALIMSKGKVVLAYSGGLDTSCILVWLKEQGYDVITYLANIGQDEDFEAARKKAESLGAKKVFIEDLRTEFVEDFIWPAVQANAVYEDRYLLGTAVARPCIARRQVEIARREGAQYVSHGATGKGNDQIRFELTCYALYPEVKIIAPWRIPEFYNRFRGRTDLMEYAREHGIPVPVTPRAPWSMDANLMHISYESGILENPKSRAPADLYLMTKNPEDSPNVQDVLEIEFKKGVPVKVTNMNDGISKNTALDVFSYLNEIGGKHGVGRIDIVENRFIGMKSRGIYETPGGTVLLKAHLDIETFTMDKEVRRIKQGLGIKFSELVYNGFWYSPECNFVRHCIAKSQENVEGKVQLSVLKGQVYILGRESPKSLYNEELVSMDVQGDYDPCDASGFIRINAVRLREHHRLQGLSSTKQ, encoded by the exons CTTCTTTGGCTGCTTCAGCAAAAAGCACTCATCATGTCCAAAGGTAAGGTGGTTCTGGCTTACAGTGGTGGACTGGACACCTCCTGCATTCTGGTCTGGCTCAAGGAGCAGGGTTATGATGTCATCACCTACTTG GCCAACATCGGGCAAGACGAAGACTTTGAAGCTGCCCGGAAAAAGGCGGAAAGCCTTGGTGCAAAGAAG GTTTTCATTGAAGACCTTCGTACAGAGTTTGTGGAGGACTTCATCTGGCCTGCAGTTCAGGCCAATGCTGTCTATGAAGACCGATACCTGCTGGGCACTGCGGTAGCACGGCCATGCATTGCCCGCCGTCAGGTGGAGATTGCACGCAGGGAGGGAGCCCAGTATGTCTCACACGGTGCCACTGGAAAG GGAAATGACCAGATACGCTTTGAGCTAACATGCTATGCCCTCTACCCTGAGGTCAAG ATCATCGCACCCTGGAGGATACCCGAGTTTTACAACCGCTTCCGGGGGAGGACGGACTTGATGGAGTATGCAAGG GAGCATGGCATCCCTGTGCCTGTGACCCCTCGGGCACCTTGGAGCATGGACGCCAACCTCATGCATATCAG CTACGAGTCGGGCATCCTGGAGAATCCCAAG agtCGTGCACCGGCTGACCTGTACCTGATGACCAAGAACCCAGAAGACTCTCCAAATGTCCAAGATGTGCTGGAGATAGAGTTCAAAAAAG GTGTTCCTGTCAAGGTGACCAATATGAACGATGGTATTTCCAAAAACACAGCACTGGATGTCTTCTCTTACCTCAATGAGATCGG GGGAAAACACGGAGTGGGCCGGATAGACATTGTTGAGAACCGTTTCATCGGCATGAAGTCCCGAG GGATATATGAAACCCCAGGAGGTACAGTTCTGTTGAAGGCCCACTTAGACATTGAGACCTTTACCATGGACAAAGAGGTGCGGAGGATCAAACAGGGGCTTGGTATCAAGTTCTCTGAACTTGTGTACAATG GTTTCTGGTACAGTCCAGAGTGTAATTTTGTGCGACACTGCATCGCCAAGTCCCAGGAGAACGTGGAGGGCAAAGTGCAGCTGTCTGTCTTGAAGGGTCAGGTCTACATCCTGGGACGAGAGTCACCCAAGTCCCTGTACAACGAGGAGCTAGTCAG caTGGACGTGCAGGGAGACTACGACCCGTGTGATGCCTCTGGATTCATCAGGATTAATGCCGTCAG GTTAAGGGAACACCACCGCTTGCAGGGTTTGTCCAGCACCAAGCAGTAG
- the ass1 gene encoding argininosuccinate synthase isoform X3: MSKGKVVLAYSGGLDTSCILVWLKEQGYDVITYLANIGQDEDFEAARKKAESLGAKKVFIEDLRTEFVEDFIWPAVQANAVYEDRYLLGTAVARPCIARRQVEIARREGAQYVSHGATGKGNDQIRFELTCYALYPEVKIIAPWRIPEFYNRFRGRTDLMEYAREHGIPVPVTPRAPWSMDANLMHISYESGILENPKSRAPADLYLMTKNPEDSPNVQDVLEIEFKKGVPVKVTNMNDGISKNTALDVFSYLNEIGGKHGVGRIDIVENRFIGMKSRGIYETPGGTVLLKAHLDIETFTMDKEVRRIKQGLGIKFSELVYNGFWYSPECNFVRHCIAKSQENVEGKVQLSVLKGQVYILGRESPKSLYNEELVSMDVQGDYDPCDASGFIRINAVRLREHHRLQGLSSTKQ; this comes from the exons ATGTCCAAAGGTAAGGTGGTTCTGGCTTACAGTGGTGGACTGGACACCTCCTGCATTCTGGTCTGGCTCAAGGAGCAGGGTTATGATGTCATCACCTACTTG GCCAACATCGGGCAAGACGAAGACTTTGAAGCTGCCCGGAAAAAGGCGGAAAGCCTTGGTGCAAAGAAG GTTTTCATTGAAGACCTTCGTACAGAGTTTGTGGAGGACTTCATCTGGCCTGCAGTTCAGGCCAATGCTGTCTATGAAGACCGATACCTGCTGGGCACTGCGGTAGCACGGCCATGCATTGCCCGCCGTCAGGTGGAGATTGCACGCAGGGAGGGAGCCCAGTATGTCTCACACGGTGCCACTGGAAAG GGAAATGACCAGATACGCTTTGAGCTAACATGCTATGCCCTCTACCCTGAGGTCAAG ATCATCGCACCCTGGAGGATACCCGAGTTTTACAACCGCTTCCGGGGGAGGACGGACTTGATGGAGTATGCAAGG GAGCATGGCATCCCTGTGCCTGTGACCCCTCGGGCACCTTGGAGCATGGACGCCAACCTCATGCATATCAG CTACGAGTCGGGCATCCTGGAGAATCCCAAG agtCGTGCACCGGCTGACCTGTACCTGATGACCAAGAACCCAGAAGACTCTCCAAATGTCCAAGATGTGCTGGAGATAGAGTTCAAAAAAG GTGTTCCTGTCAAGGTGACCAATATGAACGATGGTATTTCCAAAAACACAGCACTGGATGTCTTCTCTTACCTCAATGAGATCGG GGGAAAACACGGAGTGGGCCGGATAGACATTGTTGAGAACCGTTTCATCGGCATGAAGTCCCGAG GGATATATGAAACCCCAGGAGGTACAGTTCTGTTGAAGGCCCACTTAGACATTGAGACCTTTACCATGGACAAAGAGGTGCGGAGGATCAAACAGGGGCTTGGTATCAAGTTCTCTGAACTTGTGTACAATG GTTTCTGGTACAGTCCAGAGTGTAATTTTGTGCGACACTGCATCGCCAAGTCCCAGGAGAACGTGGAGGGCAAAGTGCAGCTGTCTGTCTTGAAGGGTCAGGTCTACATCCTGGGACGAGAGTCACCCAAGTCCCTGTACAACGAGGAGCTAGTCAG caTGGACGTGCAGGGAGACTACGACCCGTGTGATGCCTCTGGATTCATCAGGATTAATGCCGTCAG GTTAAGGGAACACCACCGCTTGCAGGGTTTGTCCAGCACCAAGCAGTAG